From the Cucumis sativus cultivar 9930 chromosome 5, Cucumber_9930_V3, whole genome shotgun sequence genome, the window GTTTCTAATAAACAAGCAAAACGAGCATAGCCTCATTCCCTCACTTccacattttctaaaaagggAGTTGTTTCTATTAAACATCAACAACTTCTACTTGGAATAGTTTTGGACAACAAAACATGGAAAGGACGAGAATTTTGTGAATAATGCAGAGTTGATATGGAATGTGAAAGTAAACCAACAAAAAAGGAAGGAGTTGTAGACAAAGCACTCAACTTTTATATACTTTACAAATGAAAAGATGTAGTGTACAAGGAACTCAATTTTTTGGCCTTCAAATagtaagaaaaacaaacccCATTTGATGAAATGATGCAAATGATGGAGAAAGGATAGAAAGATGGGTTATTTACCCAAAATCCTTCCCCTTTCccaggaaaaaataaaagaaaaaaagaaatgaaagaaagaaagaaagaaagaaaaagattgtccttaaaatctaaaactgcctaaacaaaactaaaagctATATGTACCTGGCACTGGAATCTTTGCCTTTGATCCCTCCAGCTTTGCAAGCCAGGCTCTTTCCtcacaaagaagaaaacataaaaacaaatgacAGATTGGCTACAGCTCACTGTCCTACACACAAATTCAACTTCATTCACCTTCCCTCTAAGGTGATGACGATCATGGACACAACCCACAAAAAAATTTGGGTCAACTAAGACGGGAGGGGTGGACTTTAGTTTGCTTAGTCCAACATTTTCTACATCAGGTGGCTCCACCATATGGAAGCTTTCTGATTTTGTCGAATGACGATGACGACACTGCAGGGAAACgggttttgggttttggtATCATTGGTTGTTGCATCAGTTAAAAACTCCAAAGGACTGACATTATGTATTTACCAAGGACTGGAAACAAGTGAACTAAGTTCAttcagttttgtttttttccgACAGAGATTACGATGCATCTTCGGAGTTTAAAACGAAATAAGGCGAAGGATGCGTAAGGCTTTTTAATTACCTGATGTTTTGTTGTTTGGAGATTTTTGATTGTGGGATGTGATTGCGATCACGCTACGACACCGTCTCCCATGTTCTTCAACTGAAGATCAACATTCCTTAGATCACGGAGATGCTGTAAGATTTCTTGGAGAAGTTCTAAGCCTTTGTCTCCTTTTCTTAGGGAGCCAATGCAATGCTTTAGAAATTCTCTATCTGCTTCGAGTGCTTGTAATCTCTCGTAGACATGATCGACCTCTTCCTCAACAGCAACCCTCCTGAATTCTGTGTCGAATTTGTTGTCTAAAGATTTTTGGATAGAAATGGAGTCGAACCCTTGTTCTTCTCCGTTTGTTACATCTTCAACAACATCTGCATCGACTACATCGTCGAAAAGTGGGAGAAGTCTTTTGGCTTTCGTGCTCATTGCTCTCCTCTCTGGATAATGTTTTCCATTCATTTCCTTGGCATTATGACCGTTTTCAAATCCATTTGTTCCCGGAGAATAATCCGAGTTCTTATCGTAACCATTCCCATTTCGTTCACAATAATGGTCAATGTCTTCAAATTGTTGTTCTTCATCACTCAAGGTGAAGAGCTTCTCTTCCAACATCTTCAGTTCCTCTAGAATGGACAGCCTTTCTTCCTCAAAGTTTGCCAAAGTTTCCTCCAAATAAAGGACTGCCTCAGCTGGGGTGTTTTGATTCTCTGTTTCTTGGTTCGAAAACAaatcttcatctttctttGCCTCAGTGTTCAAATCGATAGATAGTCCATCGCTATCGTCGGCATTGCTACAAGAAACTGAAGAATTTCTACTCCGGATGCTCCCTTCTTTTCTGATCCTTAACaatgcaattttttctttggcTTCATAATCCTGAAGCTTTTTTCGGTAAATTTCGATTTCTTTCTCGAGCTCttgcttttccttttccctctTTACTACGAGCTCATTCAAAAGCTGCAAAGCTTCCTGATCATACTCAGATTGCTCCTCCATCATTCTCTGATACTGCAAAGCTTCCATTTGCATACTTGCTTTCTCCTCTTGAAGCCTATTTATCATTGCCATTGTTTGGTTGGCTGCTATGGCCGAAGcacttctctcttcttctagCTCTGCATATAAAGCATTCAAAGCCTTTCTTTCGGTTCTCAACGCTGACTTCAATTTCTCAAGGGTCAACACACCATCCCCACCTTCGGTCTCGCTTATGACGCTTCCATCCAAAGACTCTTCAGTCCCAGATTCTTTTCTGTCTAGTAATAGCAGCTTCTTGTGTAGCTGGTGGAGACTATCCATTGAAGTGGGTGTATCAGGAACtttatcttcttcctcattCTCATTGACCTCAGAACTCGACGATTTGTGATTGTCTGAAGGATGAGAACTCGTTTCCACGGACAAGATCTTGAACTCTTCCACTTCTGTACCAGGAACtttatcttcttcctcatCCTCATTAACCTCAGAACTCGACGGTTTGTGATTGTCTGAAGGTTGAGAACTTGTTTCCATAGAAAAGATCTTGAACTTTTCCTCTTCCATAACTTCCTCGGCTTCCTCGACTTCCTCAACTATGTTAGGATCTAAATGTTGAATGCAGCAATAGACAAATTATCAGATTTAGCTAAAATCTCAATAAGGATATGGGGAAATCAAGCAAAGAATGCTACCTTGCATATTGTCAACATCCAATGATGAACTTGGGGAAGGATCTTCTTGTAAGTCAGGATGCGGAGGAAGGTCAATTTGAGTTTGAATCTCATCAATCGGTTCGTGGTCGGGAATATCAGTGCCAATTGAAATCTCTACTTCAAGTTCATCACTCCACATGTGAAAATCTACTTATTTATTGAAAGGGAAAACCAACAACACAAAGAGTACTCAGCTATTTTCACATTTCATCTTCAAAGAAAACCTAACATCATACACTATAATTTGGAGTTCTAGTCCAGAATAATACCTTCATGAAGATCTGAATCCGGTTGTCTTGTCGCTACCACCAACTCTTCGAGTTCTTCTTTATGAGCATCACTGGCTGGAGCTTGACTTGATTCATCAATGGAAGCatcagcttcttcttcttcttcttcttctttttcttcttcttttcctacTCCCACTAATGGATCTTCCTCCACATCCATGGCTTCCACCTCTTCAACTCGCTGCTTGTTCTCATGAAGAGAAGCAGAGAGAAACTCTGCCAGTCTCTCTCCTGAAATAACTTCCCAAGCTTCACTCACACCATGCCTTCGattctcaaaatttgaagcaaAATCCAAAACAACATCTTCATTCCCACAATCCTCTTGCTCTTGTTCCTCATCTTTCACTTGGCTTAAGATGTTGCTAGTGCTATTATCGTCATCAGGGGCCGAAAAATCGATCAAATCAACTGGGATCAACCGCCGATCATCGCCCCGATCAATGTAGAACTCAAGATGATTAGGAACAGTCTCAGGCAATTCATCCTCTTTCTCACATCCAACTTCAACTGTTTCCTGATTACAAATGGTCAGATCTTCAGCCAGCTCAAGAAAACCCCCATCTTTTTGAGCACTAATATCAGCtctatcatcatcatcatcctcGTGAACCGCTGAATCTTTACAACCACAGCCACAAACAGAGCAAGTGGagtttttctctccctcttccCCACCGGAAACAATGGAGATTCCTCTGTTTCCGCTGACATCTTCCGATTGAGAAACATGAATTTCATCAGTTTCCGTCTCAGAAATCAAATTCCCTTTCTGGGTATAATCCAAATCCCCCCAGTTCGGTTTAATCAAAATACAAGGGGAAAACAATCGACCCTTCAAAGTTTCCCCACAGCAAGAACAGGTCCTGAAATCCTCCTTCTCATCATCAAAAAACGGAAAGCTCTTAGAAATCTGATAGAACTCATTAGACTTGGAAGAGGACGAGCAATCCTCGCATAAATCTCGAAACTCCGACAGTTTCCGATGATTCGAACAGTAGCCCAGATTAGAAATCTCCATAGCATGACCTTCACAAAGAAGATCTCTATAAGACTGCTTTCTCTGAGGCTCGAAAACATGGTCGACTCTAGAACACCACAAACAGGGTCGCTTAAGCCCAAACCACTCTGCAAATTTAACGATCAGGTAAGAGAAAAGaccatgaagaagaagaagaaagatgagaACCCATTCAAGAAGAGCGTAAACTAAAATAAGGGTGATTTTGTTGGAGTTTCTGTGCAAGATGGTGGCAAATTTGTTGGCGGCCATGGATGATGGAGTTTTGTGTTTGTTGTGAGGTGGGTATGTACAGAGGAGGCAAAAAGTTGAGGGGGGTTTTGGTGAAGGGagagaataaaaatttgatctttCTTGCAGAAActtgaaagagagagagagacaagaagaagaagatgaagaagaagaagaagaagaagtgggAAAACAGAGAGAAAGGGAAGAGAAAGGGAAGAGAAAGGGTAATGGGgaagttgtttttatttggactaaaccaacaacaaaaaaaaaaaaaaaaaaaaaaaaaaaaggaaacagcCAAATAAGACTTCTTCACTTTGTGTTGGGAATTTTCAGCTCTCACtatgttcaaattttaaaataattaattactaattctaattataaatatatattacatatttgCAATGTGAAGcaatttatattctttaataatattaagcaAAGATGGTTTGTGTTTATTGAATTGGCATcttacaattctttttttctctagtAATTAGAAATATTGGATAATTACTGATGTATCTTTAGGATGGGTACAATGataaagtatttaaattttgtcataatttttatatttgtttcaattaagattttaaaatgatcATACGTGCTTCcgaatttaagaaataaattcaTGTGCtacaaaattatctttttgattaaatatgaaaatcgagtctcctaaatattttttattttttctttagaatttCAAATACTTTAACATTAGGTTTTTTCGTTCATAAGTTAAGTATAAATACAGTGTTTGACTTgttgtataaatatattcaGTAGACATCTTCTCatcctatatatattaacaagaGACATATCACATTACAATACTAACTAACTCATGgggtatttaaaaaataactagaATAAAATGTGACTAAATTACACTATTTATAAACcttaaattattgatgacattcatttaatattatatcaatcaaacatttttcttttcaagttaaaaatatttaaataagtaaaaaaagatataaatcgaaaagaaaataagagtgTAAAAGTTTAAGAAGAGAAATATTTAGTAACAAACATTTAGACACAAATATAtggagaaagaaacaaaattttattataattataaaaaggcaagttttttttcccattAAAGAAATTAGGAAGACAATTCTTGAAAGATGcgtttgtattaaaaaaaaaaaagattctagaaattgaatttacaaattattattattattatgtaaaaGTAAATGTGTATGAGGTTAATGATAACGGCTCCAcaagcttttttcttttcttatttttcttcgcttaaaaatattaataaatattaacaaaagagaaagaaaaaaaagaaaaattgcttTGGACAAAAAGGCTGGCCCACCAACCAATACCCATGAGTTTGTGGGGCCTTTGTCAAGCTAATTTGTGGGACCCCCTTCAAGTATGCCCGACGCTCACTTCATTTTTCccccctttcttttctttttatttctttctttcaaatactatttattaacttaatactttctttttcatatatatatttttttgtttatggtaCCAAAATATTCCatcttttgaattatttttctttttttctctttccaatGAATGTCTCTCTAACAATGCTACACTGTTCAATTCCTACAATCTTTCTCTCTTGTGTGTGTGCGCCAGAAAGTATGGTTACCAAAATTTATAGATTTCTGTTTTACTAATTTACCTTCATAACCTCCTAAAATTGTTCtatcaattcattttcaacaattaGTTTAACTACCTACTAAATAATAAACCAAAACTTAtctattgaaaaagaaaagcaataaATTCCTATTACAAGCACTATATGTATGATTAAGAAAATAGTACACACCCATAACACAActagaaaaatacaattatctAAAAATACCAATATCAAttgtcattttatttaatttctacccTCCTATAATTaaactaacaaataaaaacaatcaatttaaataatttaaaatccaacTATACAAAATGAAGCCTCcgagtaaaataaaatgattaaaaaaaaagggttttcAATGTAAACAACAGAACCGACCAATGTTTGCAGCGTTCTGCCAAACCGGCTAAAAAGGTAACGGGTAGGTTCAAGGCTGCGCCACCCCCTTACACACACATTCTtcccccctctctctctctctctctcttttctttctttacaacGTTTATcctttatttaataattttgctaaaataaaatttaaataatgaattttgaagttaatatgttattgttcaattttttacattattctTGTATTCATGTTAGAATTAAAACCTCATATCTTAGTATTTGATGTATAAAGTTGAAACTATATGTGtgccaataaataaataaataaaattaggttTAGGAGTTCCattcatataaaatattattttattgattaagtTTAGTTATTCTAATCCCTAGTTAATTAATACACATACGGTCAACTTCATTTCgttgattgttttattttctttgttccttttttaagattttattattttatttcttcaaactTACGTCATTGtacttcaaattttgacaaaCCTACGCTCaaatagattttgtttaagattaaatttagttttgtaatattgttttaaatagtaaaattgttaaaagcaATTACGAA encodes:
- the LOC101220314 gene encoding myosin-binding protein 3 isoform X1 gives rise to the protein MAANKFATILHRNSNKITLILVYALLEWVLIFLLLLHGLFSYLIVKFAEWFGLKRPCLWCSRVDHVFEPQRKQSYRDLLCEGHAMEISNLGYCSNHRKLSEFRDLCEDCSSSSKSNEFYQISKSFPFFDDEKEDFRTCSCCGETLKGRLFSPCILIKPNWGDLDYTQKGNLISETETDEIHVSQSEDVSGNRGISIVSGGEEGEKNSTCSVCGCGCKDSAVHEDDDDDRADISAQKDGGFLELAEDLTICNQETVEVGCEKEDELPETVPNHLEFYIDRGDDRRLIPVDLIDFSAPDDDNSTSNILSQVKDEEQEQEDCGNEDVVLDFASNFENRRHGVSEAWEVISGERLAEFLSASLHENKQRVEEVEAMDVEEDPLVGVGKEEEKEEEEEEEADASIDESSQAPASDAHKEELEELVVATRQPDSDLHEVDFHMWSDELEVEISIGTDIPDHEPIDEIQTQIDLPPHPDLQEDPSPSSSLDVDNMQDPNIVEEVEEAEEVMEEEKFKIFSMETSSQPSDNHKPSSSEVNEDEEEDKVPGTEVEEFKILSVETSSHPSDNHKSSSSEVNENEEEDKVPDTPTSMDSLHQLHKKLLLLDRKESGTEESLDGSVISETEGGDGVLTLEKLKSALRTERKALNALYAELEEERSASAIAANQTMAMINRLQEEKASMQMEALQYQRMMEEQSEYDQEALQLLNELVVKREKEKQELEKEIEIYRKKLQDYEAKEKIALLRIRKEGSIRSRNSSVSCSNADDSDGLSIDLNTEAKKDEDLFSNQETENQNTPAEAVLYLEETLANFEEERLSILEELKMLEEKLFTLSDEEQQFEDIDHYCERNGNGYDKNSDYSPGTNGFENGHNAKEMNGKHYPERRAMSTKAKRLLPLFDDVVDADVVEDVTNGEEQGFDSISIQKSLDNKFDTEFRRVAVEEEVDHVYERLQALEADREFLKHCIGSLRKGDKGLELLQEILQHLRDLRNVDLQLKNMGDGVVA
- the LOC101220314 gene encoding myosin-binding protein 2 isoform X2; the protein is MAANKFATILHRNSNKITLILVYALLEWVLIFLLLLHGLFSYLIVKFAEWFGLKRPCLWCSRVDHVFEPQRKQSYRDLLCEGHAMEISNLGYCSNHRKLSEFRDLCEDCSSSSKSNEFYQISKSFPFFDDEKEDFRTCSCCGETLKGRLFSPCILIKPNWGDLDYTQKGNLISETETDEIHVSQSEDVSGNRGISIVSGGEEGEKNSTCSVCGCGCKDSAVHEDDDDDRADISAQKDGGFLELAEDLTICNQETVEVGCEKEDELPETVPNHLEFYIDRGDDRRLIPVDLIDFSAPDDDNSTSNILSQVKDEEQEQEDCGNEDVVLDFASNFENRRHGVSEAWEVISGERLAEFLSASLHENKQRVEEVEAMDVEEDPLVGVGKEEEKEEEEEEEADASIDESSQAPASDAHKEELEELVVATRQPDSDLHEDFHMWSDELEVEISIGTDIPDHEPIDEIQTQIDLPPHPDLQEDPSPSSSLDVDNMQDPNIVEEVEEAEEVMEEEKFKIFSMETSSQPSDNHKPSSSEVNEDEEEDKVPGTEVEEFKILSVETSSHPSDNHKSSSSEVNENEEEDKVPDTPTSMDSLHQLHKKLLLLDRKESGTEESLDGSVISETEGGDGVLTLEKLKSALRTERKALNALYAELEEERSASAIAANQTMAMINRLQEEKASMQMEALQYQRMMEEQSEYDQEALQLLNELVVKREKEKQELEKEIEIYRKKLQDYEAKEKIALLRIRKEGSIRSRNSSVSCSNADDSDGLSIDLNTEAKKDEDLFSNQETENQNTPAEAVLYLEETLANFEEERLSILEELKMLEEKLFTLSDEEQQFEDIDHYCERNGNGYDKNSDYSPGTNGFENGHNAKEMNGKHYPERRAMSTKAKRLLPLFDDVVDADVVEDVTNGEEQGFDSISIQKSLDNKFDTEFRRVAVEEEVDHVYERLQALEADREFLKHCIGSLRKGDKGLELLQEILQHLRDLRNVDLQLKNMGDGVVA